The genomic stretch GACCCAATTTCATCATCCAAAGAATCCCACGAGTCACCCATCAAATCAGAcaagtttctctcttttttcctggGACTGATACAATCCTTCAAATTATGTTTGCATTTGCGAGAAGAGACTCTTTGAGTTGGCAAAATCTCCTCACCAGATGAAATTTGCCCATGATCCTCATAAACAGCCGATGCATGATCAATCACTTCATCCTCGAATCCTAAAGTATCTGACTTTTCCAACAACCCTCCACAAAACTGATATTCAGGCAGTTCAGAGTAACCTTTCAAACGATAGAAGGCCAGCAACTGAGACTTTGCAATCACAAGCTCCAATCGATTAGCCCCGCCAGCTGGAGTCTGCGCTAATGCTTTCATATAACCCACTAATTTATCTGGTTGAAACAAACCAGCATTTGTATCTTTGTCAACACCATCTCGTGTACTTGCCTCTGGCCGGATTCCAGCACTTTCAACAACCTGAAATTTGATTCCATCATAAGCATCCTTTGGCACACATGAGCAAGCCAGACCCAGCTCCACTCGTCTTGAAACTTCTTCCAAGGCACAATCAACAGCATTCTGGAATACTTCTGAATTGCTCTGCTTCTCAACCTGAGAAAAGTATGACCTGAAAGGTTTTAGCAAAGATGCTTCATTCCATGCAAATGTTCGGTCTCCAAAGTATGCTACCAAATAGCAGTCCTTCTTATTATACTTCATTGCTTTCTCGGAGGCATCTGATGGATCAAATATCTGGCCAGGCCACCAAGGATGGCTCCTTACTTTACCCCATACCAAATCTGATACAGAAAACTCACCTTCATTATTTGGTGGCAGTAGATAACAAGCCTGATCTGCTTTCTCTGAGCTTCCAGGCTTTGAAGCTGTCAATTTAGCAGATTTCTCCTCGATGCTGTTCAGTTGTTCATTGTCAGTATCCTGTTCTTCAACTTCCATTTCTTTCCCTTCTAGTAAATCAACCTGTTCAGCATTAAGAAAGTGTTCTTCAATTGTCATTTCTTGCCCCACATGCGAATCCATCTCGAAAAGACCATGAGATGCACCCTCATCCAAACCTTCTGCAACCTTTAATTGCTGATCGCTttcagcaagctccttgagttcAGTTATGGGATTCAAAGCTTCCTCATTGCTTGCTATGACATTTTCTCCATCCATGAGCCGACCATCTAACTCTGTGATCCCAGATTCTGTTTCGGCCTGTGAGTTCTGTTCTACTACCCTTTTCTTCTCCCCTCCAAGCTCTTCGGCATAAGTAGCCTGTTCTTGACCTTCCATCAGTTGCTCTTCAATTGAATCAACACGAGCAGTATGACAAGATGCACTTTTCCCTGAGCCTTCCTCAGTCTTCAACTCTTGATCTTTTAAAGAAGGATCTGGAACATCAGTGTGTGAGATCAAAACCTCAACATTGTTCATTAAAGCCACTTCGACATCTATTTCCATCCCTCCACATTCTGTCTTAGTCCTTGTTTCAGTGCTTCCACTAACAATATCAGCTTTCTGCTGTTGCAAAACTGTTATCACTTGCTCTTTATGTAGACCAGCTTCTTCAGCATCATTAACTAAGCATTCAGTTATCACTTTTTTACTCTCTACAGGATTTAGAAGCACATTGTTTTCCTTAGCTACAACTCCAGCTCCTACAACTACTTGAGCTGGCTGATACGAAGATTGAGAATCTGCACATACATTATAGCCATTTTCAGTGCTCCCATTAGCTGTCTCGGATGTTCCCTGCAGTTCTTccactgaaaaataaaaactttcacTAAAACCATCAGTGTCCATACCTTCGGTGTTAGGACATGTGATGTTTTCGTCCGCAGTTGATGCAACCCTCACTTCATCAGCAACTTGAGTTTGTTTATCCAACAATTTGGAGTCTGGGTTGGAAAGGCCGTTGTTTTCTGGTAAAACTGATGATCCTTCAGAAGCTGATATAAGCCCCTCCGAATTACCAGCAAGTGCTCTTTCCAGAGCATCACTCCTACTTGCTTCAACCTTCGGATCTAAGCCTTCATTATTAGCCATTACAGCAACTTCCTCAATACCTTCGGTCTCTACACTTGTACCTTCCACGGTTGATGGAGAAGTTAACAATGCAGTTTTAGTTCCAGAATTCCACACTTCGTCATGCAAAACACCCAGTTCTAGTGTCTCTGAATCTTGAAGTGCATCGTTCACATTGCCATCTTTATCCTCAGCCTTCCCTGCAGCCTCCTCAACCAATTCAGATTTCTCTACAACTTGGGTTTCACCTACTGAAGCACCTACTAACACAGAGGGACATCCCGCCCCATTTTCAGCTCTTTGATCCTGAGATTCATTCTCTGACAGCCCAATTTCTTGAGAAGTCACTTTCTGGCTTGCATCAATCTTTTCTCCCTCAACACCTTCCTCCACCAATTCCCTTTTCAAACTCTCCTCCGTTGTAACAAATGTTACTTCTTCCACCACAACTTGGGTTTCCCCACCAATACCACTTGCATTTTCCACACTCTGAACATGAGCGTCAGCATCTGCAACCCCAACTTCAGATGAAGTCTTATCACCATTTCCACCGACCTCCATATCTTCCTCTCCACCCTCTACTGCTTTACCTTCTCCTTCAGATTCTGCAACCTTAGAAGACTGTCCAACCTCACTCTCAACCCTCAACTCCTGAACTTCAGGTGAAGCCTTGCTGCTGTTTCCACTGACCTCCCTCCCCTTCTCCCCACTCTCAACTGGTTTCCCTTCTTCAGATTCTGCGGGCCGAGAAGACTCAAATCCTGAGTTTGATGGATCAACACCAGAATCCCTATTCTCATGTGTTCCTAAATGACTAGCTACACCACCACCATCTGAATGCGTTGCATCTCCCTCGGCACAACCACAACCACCAGCAGTTTCCTTCCTTGCTTCCCCACCACCTCCATCACACAAGTCACGTGTGCAACCACCATCAACACCCTCACTGGAAGACCTCTCAACCATTACTTCATCTCCATTACAAGAACCTACTGCCTTTGCCATCACATCCTCACTAGAAGAACACCCAATCTTATCCTGATCCTCCTCATTGGCAAAAGAGTCAACAACAACTGGAGTCGTTGCTATAGTGGTTTTCTCACTATCACCACTGTCTACATGTTCACTAACACTCACAGTCGATAATTCCGCAACATTCCTTGCGGAAACACTCTCATTCTTGCATTCATCCATTGAAAACAGTACCTGGGTCAATTTCAAGATCCAAAAAATAAGCTTTCTTTACTATAAAGAAccgaaatattaaaaaaaaaaaaaaagagaaatcagGTGATAATCCCTAAAACCgagaaaaatagaaatcaagCCATGTAactaagaaaaaagataataaagaacaaaacgagtgactttttttaagattatgtgTTTACCTCTTTAGATCTTGTAAGGAGTGGAAGCCAGGGGATTGTGGGGGTTTCGAGTTTTTGGagtgagaaagagaaaaaaagaaaggcagTGTTTGGGTGTGATCATAAGTCAGGCTTcattttaagtgatttttaagAGAAGTAAACAAAGCCCGAGTATAATGGGTTCTTGTCCTCTTTCTCTGACTGGTCAGCACTCTCAACAGgcttttcttcaatttttccaTCAGTGAGGGATGAGAAACTTTGTGGGTGACATATGGAATTTGACAGTCTAGTGATTTTCGAACACGTGTAGAGAAAAATTTTTATAtccacattaaaattataatttaatattaaaaaaaaaacaaattatttcacTTCTTTTACAggattattcttcttttttttttttttttttttacaaataacaGTTCCACTCTGACTTCAATCTTCAAAATTGCTCTAAGAATCTACATGCTTATGTTGTTTTTCGCTGCCCAGTTTATGCAGCAAAAGGAGCTAAGGGAATCTCGGGCaaacaattattattcttttgagAGAATTATTTGCACCTTCAATGAACTCTTTCCTTTAAGGAGAAATATAACCTactgatattaaattaaaaaatcgaaACACGCTACGATACCGCTCCTCTTAttagaaatagaaaattatcaattctatttatatttatttttatggttgaaaagtatttttgtaaaaatttaaattaatttttttgttttagattaaattttttttgtatatttttatatttttttgatgttctgatataaaaaatattttttttaaaaaaatactattttttatatattttaaagtaaaaacattttaaaaaataattgttactaTAATACCAAATAGATTATGTAAATTTGAGTCATAGCATATAgtttccaagaaaaatataaatttttaatttaaacaaaataaattttttatatttaaaaaagatttgacttcagagattatttgtttttttcttttgaaattatgTTTAAGGTTTGTTTATTTTCGTGATGttatcatgtttatttattaataatttttttttgttttagattattttaatgtattaatattaaaaataaatttaaaaaataagaaaatattattatgatatatttttaaataaaaattattttaagaataattaagtcacaatgttaaatattaaattattgtattttaagaaaaaataaaaacttcttaGAAAATTACATAACACCCCAATACAACGCGCATAACACATCGGGAAGGTGAAGATCAGaagcaaatcaaaatcaatcaacCCGTTCGTACACCAAACATCTTACCATTTTCAACACAGTAGCAAACACCACGACAGTATCACTGAGTTGCTCTCTGCTCATTTTTCGAGTTCTGACATGAACTACAGGTACACGGTATCCTTGGCATGGGCAGTCTCTCACGAGGAGTATAACCGGGGCCAAGAAGatttattagattttgtttttataataattatggttattttttaaataaatttttatattaaaatatattttaataatattttttatttttaaaaaaattatttgtaatattaatatatcaaaataatttaaaaatactaaaaatatattaatttaaaattaataaaaaaaattaaatttttttaaaaacatttttaaaatacaaaaacaccctTAAAATTTATCTGGTTACGTGCATCTTTTAGTTTATGCATTGCATGCGTGGCAACTGACAAGAAAGAATAtacaagtggaaaaaaaaaaaactagaaaaaatagtaAAGTAACACGTTTCTAAATTTCAAGGTCGTGTTTGGCTGGTTTATTTGgtgtatgaaaatataatataaattgtttttttaaaatatttattgtttagaatatattaaaataataaatatttttattttttaaaaaatatttttgatatttaaaataatataaaaatatgaaaaaaaatatttaaaatgaataacaaaaatttaaaattttataaaatatttgtaaaatacaaaaacaatcgAAGTCGAAAGAAGTGAATGAACTTTGCTCGGAACTCGGAAGTCACGTGCTTCTTCCCCGGTCAAGATGACGGATCGATTCTTTCTATGTTTTGGTCAAACCACGGTgttgataaaatcttgatttcCAGATCACCCTCAACTATTCAGATCCCATACAAAAATTGAAAGGAGATTGGCACTCCAGGTCGATGGAATCGTTAAAATCTTGCCCGATTTCAGACGATTGTTGTATAATTTCAGCGAAGCTGAATTTTTATGGAACCTTGCTCGGAAGTTGGAATTCACAACGGTTCTTTTCGAAACAAGATGATGGTTGATTCTTTCTATGGCTGGGATGAAACTTGAGACTAGGGAATCCATGTTGGGAATCAGACCGTTTTCCATGATTAAGACAGCACCACAATAATTTTACAGGACAAAAACCCAGTTGTGTTTCCAGAGAGAAAGTCCAGCAGTTGTGTTCCGGGTAAAGGCACCATGATAATGGATTCACTTGAAAGAAGGGAAAGCaatgaaaaccaaatttaaGAAAGTGCCTCGGACCCAGAAAAGATTCCAGTGGCCCATTTAAGCTTGGCCCATTATCTAACATATGTTGCCTCTATTTATTTGCGTTGGGCCCGAGTTATGATCTGGGCACTGCATAAAGCCATAAACTTTACGGTCTAATATTAGAGTCCGATCAATCCTTGCAATGATGAGTCAGTGATGTGCTTTTATAAGATTATGTCTGAAACCTCGTTTAAtaactttcatatatatatatatatatatgtgtgtgtgtgtgtgtgtgtgtgtgtgtgtgtgtgtgtgattatTTGGCACTTCATTAGACGAAGATGgctactttgaaaaataaattcacactTTATATTTTGGTTATTGGCTGAATTTCTTGGTATAACATGCAGCCTAAGCAGTGTTATAGAAGACTATTTCACTTTATCCCTTATTATGTAATTATTTACATATTTAGCTATGATGTAATttattcatagttttttttttattctaatagaattaaatttgattaaatactgaaattaaacataagataactgatgagaaaaaaaagttaaattgaaaaaaacaaaaatcattttagtcTTGGATACAAGCAAAGGCATTTTCTACCTGTTTTTTGTGTCGATAAGATAATGATTCTTATTAGCATTGGTGAaggattcttattttttatttttatttttttcaagttcattataacttgttttttgtttttatatgtataatttatacatgtaaatctattttctagattaaaaaaaaataacagaaaagaaaggagatttTTTTGAGCAAATATAAgttctaaaaaaattgagacactaaaataaataaaataattaagatagcCAGATTTAATTAGCATAGAAAAATACAACTCAATTCATCTTGTTACTAAAGGGATGAACCCattccataaataaaaaattatacctaTTAAACTGATCACGTGAATATTAGTTATAATaccaattattcaaaaaaaaccCATCCAGTATCATTGACCTTTTATCCCATTTCCCTCCGCAGAGAATCGTTGCAATGATGAGTCAGTCacgtgtttttataaaattatatttgaaatctcatttaataatttaaatttttttgatagatataattatttaacaCTTCATATTAATTAAAGGAAGATGGCTACTTTGTAAATTAAAGTAAAGTCACGGTGGTCGCAGGCTGAATTTCTCGGTATAATATACAGCTAGCCCGAGCATTGTTATAGAAGACTATATAATATACAAACATCATGCCAATAGTCCCGAGGGGTGGTGGGGGGCAACAAGTTATATGAACGTGGGCCATGCTTTTAAAGTGGAAAAGTTCATTGAAGCCATCAAAAGCAAGCCATGAGACATGGGCAAACACACATGACttttgttgcattttttttttttaatgctaatAGTTCACAGCTCATGCTGAGATGTTAGAGAATGAAAGAATCTTATCAAACACCtaagaatcataaaa from Populus alba chromosome 8, ASM523922v2, whole genome shotgun sequence encodes the following:
- the LOC118052414 gene encoding LOW QUALITY PROTEIN: uncharacterized protein (The sequence of the model RefSeq protein was modified relative to this genomic sequence to represent the inferred CDS: deleted 1 base in 1 codon) produces the protein MITPKHCFLFFSFSLQKLETPTIPWLPLLTRSKEVLFSMDECKNESVSARNVAELSTVSVSEHVDSGDSEKTTIATTPVVVDSFANEEDQDKIGCSSSEDVMAKAVGSCNGDEVMVERSSSEGVDGGCTRDLCDGGGGEARKETAGGCGCAEGDATHSDGGGVASHLGTHENRDSGVDPSNSGFESSRPAESEEGKPVESGEKGREVSGNSSKASPEVQELRVESEVGQSSKVAESEGEGKAVEGGEEDMEVGGNGDKTSSEVGVADADAHVQSVENASGIGGETQVVVEEVTFVTTEESLKRELVEEGVEGEKIDASQKVTSQEIGLSENESQDQRAENGAGCPSVLVGASVGETQVVEKSELVEEAAGKAEDKDGNVNDALQDSETLELGVLHDEVWNSGTKTALLTSPSTVEGTSVETEGIEEVAVMANNEGLDPKVEASRSDALERALAGNSEGLISASEGSSVLPENNGLSNPDSKLLDKQTQVADEVRVASTADENITCPNTEGMDTDGFSESFYFSVEELQGTSETANGSTENGYNVCADSQSSYQPAQVVVGAGVVAKENNVLLNPVESKKVITECLVNDAEEAGLHKEQVITVLQQQKADIVSGSTETRTKTECGGMEIDVEVALMNNVEVLISHTDVPDPSLKDQELKTEEGSGKSASCHTARVDSIEEQLMEGQEQATYAEELGGEKKRVVEQNSQAETESGITELDGRLMDGENVIASNEEALNPITELKELAESDQQLKVAEGLDEGASHGLFEMDSHVGQEMTIEEHFLNAEQVDLLEGKEMEVEEQDTDNEQLNSIEEKSAKLTASKPGSSEKADQACYLLPPNNEGEFSVSDLVWGKVRSHPWWPGQIFDPSDASEKAMKYNKKDCYLVAYFGDRTFAWNEASLLKPFRSYFSQVEKQSNSEVFQNAVDCALEEVSRRVELGLACSCVPKDAYDGIKFQVVESAGIRPEASTRDGVDKDTNAGLFQPDKLVGYMKALAQTPAGGANRLELVIAKSQLLAFYRLKGYSELPEYQFCGGLLEKSDTLGFEDEVIDHASAVYEDHGQISSGEEILPTQRVSSRKCKHNLKDCISPRKKERNLSDLMGDSWDSLDDEIGSDGKANNKLVSPSSGKKRKGSDTFADDASMAEGRKTISFAKVSSTTTLPKPSFKIGECIQRVASQMAGSPSILKCNSQKVEGSSDGLIGDGSDTSSVHPEDAEIKKMIVPTEYSSLDELLSQLHLTAQDPSKGYGFLNIIISFFSDFRNSVVMDQHDKVGGKRKTSHSSVGFPETFEFEDMNDTYWTDRVIQNGSEEQPPRKSRKRDNLFVPVVLDKPSGRSNSRKRYSDSSYDVSTQKPVGYVDEKAPAELVMHFPVVDSVPSEISLNKMFRRFGPLKESETEVDRDTNRARVIFKRCSDAEAAYGSAPKFNIFGPILVNYQLNYTISVPFKTPPPILDEEDVTLFLQY